Proteins encoded in a region of the Zunongwangia endophytica genome:
- the aroQ gene encoding type II 3-dehydroquinate dehydratase: MKLLIINGPNLNLLGTREPDIYGNQTFKEYFDDLQKKFGDVELSYYQSNIEGEIIDMLHDARKEFDGIILNAAAYTHTSVAIADAIKAIEIPVVEVHISNTHAREEFRHKSFLSPVVKGVILGFGLKSYDMAIQSFL; the protein is encoded by the coding sequence ATGAAATTACTTATCATTAATGGGCCAAACCTAAATCTTTTAGGAACAAGAGAGCCTGATATTTACGGTAATCAAACTTTCAAGGAATATTTTGATGATTTACAAAAGAAGTTTGGTGATGTAGAATTGTCGTATTACCAAAGTAATATTGAAGGCGAAATTATTGATATGCTTCATGATGCCCGTAAAGAATTTGATGGTATCATATTAAACGCCGCTGCTTACACTCATACTTCCGTAGCTATAGCAGACGCCATAAAAGCGATCGAAATACCAGTTGTAGAAGTTCATATTTCTAATACTCACGCAAGAGAAGAATTCAGGCACAAATCTTTTTTATCTCCTGTAGTAAAAGGCGTGATTTTAGGATTCGGACTCAAAAGTTACGATATGGCGATCCAAAGCTTTTTATAA
- a CDS encoding diphthine--ammonia ligase, whose product MKKAYLNWSSGKDAALSFYKIQQKSEFEIATLFTSVNSDVNRISMHGVRLELLEAQAKSIGLPLQVAELSGNVSMKTYNEVMQTETTKLKNEGIDFAVFGDIFLEDLKEYRDQQLSEIGLSGVYPLWKKDTKKLVEDFIELGFKAIVVCTNAEYLDETFCGRIIDHQFLKDLPEDVDPCGENGEFHTFVYDGPIFSEAIKFEIGEKVHRIYQKEEEGEDNCFTDEDTNWDTGFWYCDLI is encoded by the coding sequence ATGAAAAAAGCCTATCTTAATTGGAGTAGTGGTAAAGATGCTGCATTGTCGTTTTATAAGATTCAGCAAAAATCTGAATTTGAAATAGCAACATTATTTACTTCTGTAAATAGCGATGTTAATCGAATTTCGATGCATGGAGTACGCCTTGAACTTCTAGAAGCACAAGCGAAAAGTATAGGTTTGCCTTTGCAAGTTGCAGAGTTATCAGGAAATGTTTCTATGAAAACTTACAACGAAGTAATGCAAACCGAAACCACAAAACTGAAAAATGAAGGAATCGATTTTGCAGTTTTTGGCGATATATTTTTAGAAGATTTAAAAGAATATCGAGATCAGCAATTATCCGAAATAGGTCTTAGCGGAGTTTATCCACTTTGGAAAAAAGATACCAAAAAATTAGTGGAAGATTTTATCGAATTAGGATTTAAAGCGATTGTAGTTTGTACGAATGCTGAATATCTAGACGAAACCTTCTGCGGAAGAATAATTGATCATCAATTTTTAAAAGACTTGCCAGAAGATGTTGATCCTTGTGGTGAAAATGGTGAATTCCACACTTTTGTTTACGACGGACCTATTTTTTCTGAAGCAATTAAATTCGAAATTGGTGAAAAAGTACATCGCATTTATCAAAAAGAAGAAGAAGGAGAGGATAATTGTTTTACAGATGAAGATACGAACTGGGATACCGGTTTTTGGTATTGTGATTTAATCTAG